A stretch of Arthrobacter sunyaminii DNA encodes these proteins:
- a CDS encoding GatB/YqeY domain-containing protein: MTLKEQLQSDMKTHMKAGNRTALMTVRNVLGEIETREKSGKTPVELDDAQVVSLLQKEAAKRRDTAGIYLEAGEKERGAAEIAEAEIIEAYLPAPLTAADVEAIVDEAVAELTADGTVLTMRQMGAVMKPVTAKVAGRFDGKAVSEIVRSRLS; this comes from the coding sequence ATGACACTCAAAGAGCAGCTCCAGTCCGATATGAAAACCCACATGAAAGCCGGTAACCGCACGGCGCTCATGACGGTCCGCAACGTCCTCGGCGAAATTGAGACCCGGGAAAAGTCCGGCAAGACACCGGTGGAACTGGACGATGCGCAGGTGGTTTCGCTGCTGCAGAAGGAAGCCGCCAAGCGCCGTGACACCGCCGGCATCTACCTGGAAGCCGGGGAAAAGGAACGCGGCGCCGCTGAAATCGCCGAGGCCGAGATCATCGAAGCCTACCTTCCCGCCCCGCTGACCGCCGCTGACGTTGAAGCCATCGTGGACGAAGCCGTGGCCGAGCTGACGGCGGACGGCACGGTACTGACCATGCGCCAGATGGGTGCGGTCATGAAGCCGGTCACCGCCAAGGTTGCCGGCCGCTTCGACGGCAAGGCAGTCAGCGAGATCGTCCGCAGCCGCCTCTCCTAA
- a CDS encoding alpha-mannosidase, whose product MHDNRELVEARINRFLRERLPGSLWRDRRPAELAVWEAPGEPVPFAQAISQDFLPFAAGQAWGAPWGTTWFRISGTVPLEWRGPGAGRPELLIDLGFSGNGPGFEAEALVYTPSGEIVKAVEPRNLYVPLRQLPGEPFEFYVEAASNPNIISGFTYAPTPLGDPATAGGNPLYVFRGADAALLDVEAWNLAQDFWTLNGLMHELPMDLPRRYDILRAMERAVTAVDPSDVAGTATAARAELAQVLSTPANASAHRIHAVGHAHIDSAWLWPVRETVRKVARTFANVLDLMEQDPEFVFTASSAQQYAWLKQYYPDLFSRVAEKAAEGRFVPVGGMWVEADTNMPGGEALARQFLAGKRFFLENFGVESEVVWLPDSFGYSAALPQIAKAAGCRWFLTQKISWNETNVVPHSTFRWEGIDGSTLFTHFPPVDTYNSELSGRELARAQRQYKEKGFANTSLVPFGWGDGGGGPTREMLAAARRTASLEGSPTVKLSSPVHFFAVAQAELAEPAVWSGELYLEFHRGTYTSQANTKKGNRRSEHLLREAELWATAAFLATGADYPYDALEEAWQTVLLQQFHDILPGSSIAWVHQEAERNYALVSAGLEALIEGSARGLLGDGDSAAVLNAGPFSQARVPAGGAGPVPEPAPWTWQRSAEGWTIGSDRLRLVVDREGLFRSLTDLPGGRDAFLPGRPGNLFQLFRDTPNQWDAWDLDAHYKYSTTDLMQPDAMEIEEVSGGRTLRITRSFGNSAVIQRISLSPDGTAVDLEVEVDWHEQQKLLKLAFPLDVHAAQAASEIQFGHVYRPTHANTSWDAARFETVAHRWIHVGEPGYGVAVANDSTYGHDTFRDLVGSKSCTTVRLSLLRAPLFPDPSADQGRHSFRFSLRPAASIADALAEGYRLNLPLRGIRGVSRTRTDPVVAVDNPAVVVEAVKLSEDRSGDVIVRLYEAHGGRAGAVVRVGFAYDTVAAADLLERPLAPGSPLTGRTGAGEPVTLMLRPFEIVTLRFRRG is encoded by the coding sequence GTGCACGACAACCGTGAACTGGTGGAAGCACGTATCAACAGGTTCCTCCGGGAACGGCTGCCCGGAAGCCTGTGGCGGGACCGGAGGCCGGCGGAGCTGGCAGTTTGGGAAGCACCGGGGGAGCCGGTTCCTTTTGCCCAGGCAATCAGCCAGGACTTTCTGCCCTTTGCAGCCGGTCAGGCGTGGGGCGCCCCTTGGGGAACCACCTGGTTCCGCATCTCCGGTACGGTTCCGCTGGAATGGCGGGGCCCCGGAGCAGGCCGGCCGGAACTGCTCATCGACCTGGGCTTCAGCGGCAACGGCCCCGGATTTGAGGCGGAAGCACTGGTGTACACGCCGTCCGGGGAGATTGTGAAGGCGGTGGAGCCGCGGAACCTGTACGTACCGCTGCGGCAGCTGCCGGGTGAGCCCTTCGAGTTCTACGTGGAAGCGGCATCCAATCCGAACATCATTTCCGGCTTCACCTACGCGCCAACACCGTTGGGCGATCCGGCGACCGCGGGCGGGAACCCGCTGTATGTTTTCCGCGGGGCGGACGCCGCCCTGCTGGACGTCGAGGCCTGGAACCTGGCGCAGGATTTCTGGACCCTCAACGGCCTGATGCATGAACTGCCGATGGACCTTCCCCGGCGATATGACATCCTCCGGGCCATGGAACGGGCGGTCACCGCCGTCGACCCGTCGGATGTGGCCGGAACCGCAACGGCAGCCAGGGCGGAGCTGGCCCAAGTGCTGTCCACACCCGCCAACGCCAGCGCACACCGCATCCACGCCGTCGGGCACGCCCACATCGACAGCGCCTGGCTGTGGCCGGTGCGGGAGACGGTGCGCAAGGTCGCACGCACCTTCGCAAATGTGCTGGACCTGATGGAACAGGATCCTGAGTTCGTTTTCACGGCGTCCTCCGCACAGCAGTACGCGTGGCTCAAGCAGTACTACCCGGACCTGTTCTCCCGGGTGGCGGAAAAGGCGGCCGAAGGACGTTTTGTGCCCGTCGGAGGAATGTGGGTCGAGGCAGACACCAATATGCCCGGAGGCGAGGCGCTGGCCCGCCAGTTCCTGGCCGGGAAAAGATTTTTCCTGGAGAACTTCGGGGTGGAATCAGAAGTGGTGTGGCTGCCGGACTCCTTCGGATACTCGGCGGCACTTCCACAGATCGCCAAGGCGGCCGGCTGCCGCTGGTTCCTGACCCAGAAGATCTCCTGGAATGAGACCAACGTGGTGCCGCACAGCACCTTCCGCTGGGAGGGCATTGACGGATCCACGCTGTTCACCCATTTCCCGCCGGTGGACACCTACAATTCCGAACTGTCCGGGCGGGAACTGGCCCGAGCCCAGCGGCAGTACAAGGAAAAGGGGTTTGCGAATACTTCCCTGGTCCCGTTTGGCTGGGGCGACGGCGGCGGCGGGCCAACGCGGGAGATGCTGGCTGCTGCCCGCCGAACCGCCTCGCTGGAAGGATCACCCACCGTAAAACTGTCCAGCCCGGTGCACTTTTTTGCCGTGGCCCAGGCCGAGCTGGCGGAGCCGGCCGTCTGGTCCGGAGAGCTGTATCTGGAGTTCCACCGCGGCACCTACACCAGCCAGGCCAACACCAAGAAGGGCAACCGCCGCAGCGAGCATCTGCTGCGCGAGGCAGAGCTGTGGGCAACAGCTGCCTTCTTGGCAACCGGCGCGGACTATCCCTACGACGCTTTGGAAGAGGCATGGCAGACCGTCCTGCTGCAGCAGTTCCACGACATTCTGCCCGGCTCCTCCATTGCCTGGGTCCATCAGGAGGCCGAGCGGAACTATGCACTGGTGTCGGCCGGGCTGGAGGCCCTGATCGAGGGCTCGGCGCGGGGGCTGCTGGGCGACGGCGACTCGGCGGCAGTGCTCAATGCCGGCCCGTTTTCCCAAGCCCGGGTGCCTGCCGGCGGCGCAGGACCGGTGCCGGAACCGGCCCCGTGGACCTGGCAGCGTTCCGCAGAGGGCTGGACTATCGGCAGCGACCGGCTGCGTCTCGTCGTGGACCGGGAGGGGCTGTTCCGTTCCCTTACGGACCTTCCCGGCGGCCGCGATGCCTTCCTGCCCGGGCGGCCGGGGAACCTGTTCCAGCTCTTCCGGGACACGCCCAACCAGTGGGATGCCTGGGACCTGGATGCCCATTACAAATACAGCACCACGGATTTGATGCAGCCCGATGCCATGGAGATCGAGGAGGTAAGCGGGGGCCGTACGCTTCGAATCACGCGGTCCTTCGGGAACTCGGCGGTCATCCAGCGGATCTCCCTCAGTCCCGACGGCACAGCCGTGGATCTGGAGGTGGAGGTGGACTGGCATGAACAGCAGAAGCTGCTCAAACTTGCCTTCCCACTGGACGTGCACGCAGCCCAGGCGGCTTCGGAAATCCAATTTGGCCATGTGTACCGCCCTACACACGCCAACACTTCCTGGGACGCGGCACGTTTCGAAACAGTGGCACACCGGTGGATTCATGTGGGGGAGCCCGGCTACGGGGTGGCGGTGGCTAATGATTCCACCTACGGCCATGACACCTTCCGTGACCTGGTGGGCAGCAAGAGCTGCACCACGGTCCGGCTTTCCCTGCTTCGGGCACCGCTGTTCCCGGATCCCTCGGCCGATCAGGGCCGGCACAGTTTCCGTTTTTCCCTGCGGCCGGCCGCAAGCATTGCGGACGCGCTCGCCGAGGGGTACCGCCTGAATCTTCCGCTCCGCGGGATCCGCGGGGTCTCACGGACGCGGACGGACCCGGTTGTTGCCGTGGACAACCCTGCAGTGGTGGTGGAAGCGGTCAAGCTTTCCGAAGACCGCAGCGGAGACGTCATCGTGCGGCTGTATGAGGCGCACGGCGGCCGTGCCGGTGCGGTGGTCCGCGTGGGGTTTGCCTATGACACCGTTGCTGCTGCGGATCTGCTGGAGCGTCCGCTGGCTCCCGGGTCACCGCTCACTGGCCGGACCGGAGCAGGGGAACCGGTAACGCTGATGCTTCGGCCGTTTGAAATCGTCACCCTGAGGTTCCGGCGCGGATAA
- a CDS encoding DUF4282 domain-containing protein produces the protein MINFFDPSFKKFSAPILIKLYYGLSVGLLALFWLVLLIRAFDDGFLSGFLVLILGPVVAFFLLIATRISCEWILATIQVSQNTAKLVDLMGGTSAPLAGAAAPGGTSGRRGAGQTPSRQPAPMPPEQ, from the coding sequence ATGATCAATTTTTTCGATCCGTCATTTAAGAAGTTTTCGGCACCCATTCTGATCAAGCTGTATTACGGACTGTCCGTGGGCTTGCTGGCCCTGTTCTGGCTGGTTCTGCTCATCAGAGCTTTCGACGATGGTTTCCTGAGCGGCTTCCTGGTCCTGATCCTGGGCCCGGTGGTTGCCTTCTTCCTGCTGATAGCCACTCGGATTTCCTGCGAGTGGATTCTGGCCACCATCCAGGTTTCTCAGAACACTGCCAAGTTGGTTGATTTGATGGGCGGAACCTCTGCCCCGCTGGCCGGCGCAGCCGCGCCCGGAGGCACGTCCGGACGTCGTGGTGCAGGGCAGACGCCGTCCCGGCAGCCTGCGCCGATGCCGCCGGAACAGTAG
- a CDS encoding DUF1684 domain-containing protein, with product MSTPTPEVLEEWRRFRSARDAELAQQHGWLTLTSLQWLTVEPAAVEHLPGLWAADDAAATLSAAADDGLTLAETGAPVDGTVMASLADEESLLWVYFGGSGGRRIAVELARRGGRYAIRTRDAASAVFTDFDGVPTFDYRPDLVVQGRFEAYPEPVEVPIRTAHPAVDGVHLTVGELVVQLPGEEHEYRLQVSAEGTGRLALTFHDATNNQSTAGWRKVVFDAPAPGTSAVTVDFNRAVNYPSAFTAFGTCPMPVGSNIIGIPVEAGEKAPER from the coding sequence ATGAGTACGCCCACGCCCGAAGTCCTGGAGGAATGGCGCCGGTTCCGCAGCGCGCGGGATGCCGAGTTGGCGCAGCAGCACGGCTGGCTGACCCTGACGTCTCTGCAGTGGCTGACGGTTGAGCCTGCGGCGGTGGAGCATCTTCCGGGCCTTTGGGCTGCGGACGATGCTGCGGCAACCCTGTCCGCCGCCGCCGACGACGGCCTGACCCTCGCCGAAACCGGCGCCCCGGTGGACGGCACTGTCATGGCATCCCTGGCGGACGAGGAGTCACTTCTGTGGGTGTATTTCGGCGGTTCCGGCGGCCGGCGGATAGCCGTGGAGCTGGCCCGGCGCGGCGGCCGCTACGCCATCCGCACCCGCGACGCCGCCTCGGCCGTGTTCACCGATTTCGACGGCGTGCCAACTTTCGACTACCGTCCCGATCTGGTGGTCCAGGGCCGCTTTGAGGCCTATCCCGAGCCGGTGGAGGTTCCGATCCGCACCGCGCATCCCGCCGTCGACGGCGTGCACCTCACCGTGGGCGAACTCGTGGTTCAGCTGCCCGGAGAGGAGCACGAGTACCGGCTGCAGGTCAGTGCCGAGGGAACCGGCCGGCTGGCCCTCACCTTCCACGATGCCACCAACAACCAAAGCACTGCCGGATGGCGCAAAGTCGTCTTCGACGCGCCGGCACCGGGCACGTCTGCCGTCACGGTGGACTTCAACCGTGCCGTGAACTATCCCAGCGCCTTCACCGCGTTCGGCACCTGCCCCATGCCGGTGGGCAGTAACATCATCGGCATACCGGTGGAGGCCGGCGAAAAGGCCCCGGAACGCTGA
- a CDS encoding MFS transporter translates to MSEFGGRSATQRKGTVPLPLWLAAVAVILVAVNLRPGATSVGPVLAEIQAGLGMGSVQAGILTALPGLTFAVVGALAVTVSRRAGVAWTITLGLGLVSAGLLLRSIALSPVLFMTLTVLAFAGMAMGNILVPAFIKSHGGSRTALLNSVYGTTLAAGATLPLLVAAPLTASDSGGWQLSLRIWGLAALTAFVPWILVSVRNRRTAVHMEDASAPRDRLRITSSRTAVALCVYFGVQSMHAYVQFGWVAQIYRDAGLEQAQAGLMAAILASLGIAGGLIMPALVARAPGLHFYIAGLAAAVAAGYLGLLLAPATVPWMWALLLGVGGFAFPTALALITARSRDPRVTAELSGFCQPVGYLLAAAGPFAIGALHEATGSWTVPLLILIASAAVMAVAGIIAAAPRFVDDQLRRHPA, encoded by the coding sequence ATGAGCGAATTCGGCGGCCGGTCTGCAACCCAACGTAAAGGCACCGTGCCGCTGCCCCTGTGGCTGGCCGCCGTCGCCGTCATCCTGGTGGCAGTGAACCTGCGGCCGGGTGCGACGTCGGTGGGGCCGGTCCTCGCCGAGATCCAGGCGGGTCTTGGCATGGGATCGGTCCAGGCCGGGATTTTGACCGCGTTGCCGGGCCTCACCTTCGCGGTGGTGGGAGCCCTCGCCGTGACGGTCTCGCGCAGGGCCGGTGTCGCGTGGACCATCACCCTGGGGCTGGGGCTGGTTTCCGCCGGATTGCTGCTCCGGTCGATAGCGCTTTCCCCGGTGCTGTTCATGACTCTGACGGTGCTGGCGTTCGCCGGCATGGCGATGGGCAATATCCTGGTCCCGGCCTTTATCAAGAGCCACGGCGGGTCCCGAACTGCCCTGTTGAATTCGGTGTACGGCACAACCCTTGCGGCGGGAGCCACGCTTCCTCTGCTGGTGGCAGCGCCGCTGACCGCCTCGGATTCCGGGGGATGGCAGCTCAGCCTCAGGATATGGGGGCTGGCGGCCCTGACGGCGTTTGTTCCCTGGATCCTGGTCTCCGTGCGCAACCGCAGGACAGCAGTGCATATGGAGGATGCGTCGGCACCGAGGGACCGGCTGCGGATCACGTCTTCCCGGACCGCTGTGGCGCTGTGCGTGTACTTCGGTGTGCAGTCCATGCACGCCTACGTCCAGTTTGGCTGGGTGGCTCAGATTTACCGCGACGCCGGACTGGAGCAGGCTCAGGCCGGGTTGATGGCGGCCATCCTTGCATCCCTGGGAATAGCCGGGGGCCTAATCATGCCGGCGTTGGTGGCGCGGGCTCCGGGCCTGCACTTCTACATTGCAGGTCTGGCAGCAGCGGTGGCGGCCGGGTATCTGGGTTTGTTGCTGGCCCCCGCAACGGTGCCGTGGATGTGGGCGCTTCTGCTCGGAGTCGGCGGCTTTGCGTTCCCCACGGCGCTGGCCCTGATCACGGCGCGTTCACGGGATCCCCGGGTGACCGCGGAGCTGTCAGGGTTCTGCCAGCCGGTGGGCTATCTGCTGGCAGCGGCAGGCCCGTTTGCCATCGGTGCCCTGCACGAGGCTACGGGCAGCTGGACGGTTCCGCTGCTCATCCTCATTGCATCAGCTGCCGTCATGGCCGTAGCCGGAATTATTGCTGCAGCTCCGCGCTTTGTGGACGATCAATTGCGGCGGCATCCGGCCTGA
- a CDS encoding acetyl-CoA hydrolase/transferase family protein produces the protein MHDRIHHEGLLERRMSAEQAAALIKPGMTVAMSGFTGAGYPKAVPQALAVQMEEAHARGEDFQIKVLTGASTAPELDGVLAKAGGMELRLPYQSDPTLRKRINDGELEYIDIHLGHVAQYTWFGFYGHIDLAVIEVVGINEDGSLIPSSSVGNNKTWIEQADKIILEVNVQQAAAMDGMHDVYYGTALPPHRKPIMLVNPDDRIGEPYLRLDPDKVLAVVETDAPDRMTPFAAPDETSTQIAGHLIDFFGDEIKAGRLTDKLMPLQSGVGNIANAVLGGLATSGYTGLTAYTEVIQDGMLHLIRDGVIRVASATSFSLSPAGIEEFNSNIEFYRKRIILRTQEISNHPELIRRLGCIAMNGMIEADIYGNVNSTHVAGTAMMNGIGGSGDFARNGFLSAFLSPSTAKGGKISGIVPMVSHVDHTEHDTMLIVTEQGLADLRGLSPKQRARTIIEKCAHPDFQPLLQDYFDRASRESFGKHTPHLLDESLSWHHRFVETGDSRPAVAAQA, from the coding sequence ATGCACGACCGCATTCACCATGAAGGACTGCTTGAGCGCAGAATGTCCGCAGAACAGGCGGCCGCGCTCATCAAGCCGGGTATGACCGTGGCGATGAGCGGGTTTACCGGCGCCGGCTACCCCAAAGCCGTCCCGCAGGCGCTTGCCGTCCAAATGGAAGAAGCCCACGCCCGCGGCGAAGATTTCCAGATCAAAGTACTCACCGGTGCCTCCACCGCTCCCGAGCTCGACGGCGTGCTCGCAAAGGCCGGCGGCATGGAACTGCGTCTGCCGTACCAGTCGGATCCCACCCTGCGGAAGCGGATCAACGACGGCGAACTTGAGTACATTGATATCCACCTCGGGCACGTGGCTCAGTACACCTGGTTTGGCTTCTACGGCCACATTGACCTGGCGGTGATCGAGGTGGTGGGCATCAATGAAGACGGCTCCCTGATTCCGTCGTCGTCGGTTGGCAACAACAAGACGTGGATTGAGCAGGCAGACAAGATCATCCTGGAAGTGAATGTCCAGCAGGCCGCTGCCATGGACGGCATGCATGACGTTTACTACGGCACGGCGCTGCCTCCGCACCGCAAGCCCATCATGCTGGTCAATCCGGATGACCGGATCGGCGAGCCCTACCTGCGGCTGGATCCGGACAAGGTCCTCGCCGTCGTGGAAACCGATGCTCCGGACCGCATGACTCCTTTCGCTGCACCCGATGAAACCTCCACGCAGATCGCCGGGCACCTGATCGATTTCTTCGGGGACGAGATCAAAGCCGGCCGGCTGACCGACAAGCTCATGCCGCTGCAGTCCGGTGTAGGAAACATCGCCAATGCCGTCCTGGGCGGGCTGGCGACCTCGGGGTACACCGGGTTGACTGCCTACACGGAAGTCATTCAGGACGGGATGCTGCACCTGATCCGCGACGGGGTGATCCGCGTGGCGTCCGCGACGTCCTTCTCGCTGAGCCCTGCGGGAATCGAAGAGTTCAACTCCAACATCGAGTTCTACCGCAAGCGCATCATCCTGCGCACCCAGGAGATCTCCAACCACCCCGAACTCATCCGCCGGCTGGGCTGCATCGCCATGAACGGCATGATCGAGGCGGACATTTACGGCAACGTGAATTCCACCCACGTGGCCGGCACGGCCATGATGAACGGCATCGGCGGATCCGGTGACTTTGCCCGCAACGGCTTCCTGTCCGCGTTCCTCTCACCGAGCACAGCCAAGGGCGGGAAAATCTCCGGCATCGTGCCCATGGTCAGCCATGTGGACCATACGGAGCATGACACCATGCTGATCGTGACCGAGCAGGGCCTGGCGGACCTTCGCGGGCTGTCGCCCAAGCAGCGGGCCCGTACCATCATCGAGAAGTGTGCGCATCCGGACTTCCAGCCCCTGCTGCAGGATTACTTCGACCGGGCCAGCCGCGAGAGCTTCGGCAAGCACACTCCGCACCTGCTGGACGAGTCATTGTCCTGGCATCACCGGTTTGTGGAAACCGGTGACAGCCGCCCGGCGGTGGCTGCACAGGCGTAA
- a CDS encoding HNH endonuclease yields the protein MAAVVLGWNPATAFGAGPGRADYAMAAATVDRTGLFGIRWRVGRGQQMARGTDVWLFAQGRHGRGLLGHGVVAAAPQPGAALPARLGLLAGVVFDLLLPPGDALPAELLQESVPDLNWNAVRSTGTVVPPPAEGQMRAAWTSYLRSRPVPEGWLGAVDPTIPLPGSLPQDTLREVAVNRCEHDPEGVQRCVAFHGTSCAACGLSMEQMYGPAGASFVQVHHIVPPSAISPDYVLDPVSDLVPMCPNCHAIAHRGAPDPYTPAELRQMLASARGAQPFRNSIPGTVPTPEQLDAQADAARLRDTSLHPKDTQ from the coding sequence ATGGCCGCCGTCGTGCTGGGCTGGAATCCGGCCACTGCGTTTGGTGCCGGACCCGGCCGCGCAGACTATGCCATGGCTGCGGCGACGGTGGACCGCACGGGACTCTTCGGGATCCGCTGGCGGGTGGGACGCGGACAGCAGATGGCGCGCGGCACCGACGTGTGGCTGTTCGCCCAGGGCCGGCACGGCCGCGGGCTGCTGGGTCACGGGGTGGTGGCCGCCGCGCCCCAACCGGGCGCGGCACTGCCGGCCCGGTTGGGATTACTGGCCGGAGTCGTTTTTGACCTGCTGCTGCCCCCGGGCGATGCCCTGCCGGCTGAGCTGCTGCAGGAGAGTGTGCCGGACCTGAACTGGAACGCCGTGCGCAGTACGGGAACCGTTGTTCCGCCCCCCGCAGAAGGGCAGATGCGTGCCGCATGGACGTCATATCTGAGGTCGCGGCCGGTCCCCGAGGGCTGGCTGGGGGCTGTGGACCCCACCATTCCACTGCCGGGAAGCCTTCCCCAGGACACCCTGCGCGAAGTAGCGGTGAACCGCTGCGAGCATGACCCCGAGGGGGTGCAGCGGTGTGTCGCTTTCCACGGAACATCGTGTGCTGCCTGCGGCCTGTCAATGGAGCAGATGTACGGACCGGCGGGAGCATCCTTCGTCCAGGTGCACCACATTGTTCCGCCGTCAGCCATCAGCCCTGATTATGTTCTGGATCCGGTATCCGATCTGGTGCCGATGTGCCCCAACTGCCATGCCATTGCGCACCGGGGCGCCCCCGACCCATACACTCCGGCGGAACTGCGGCAGATGCTGGCCTCGGCAAGGGGTGCACAGCCGTTCCGCAACTCCATTCCCGGCACGGTCCCCACACCGGAACAGCTGGATGCCCAGGCTGACGCTGCACGTCTCAGGGATACGTCCCTGCATCCCAAGGACACCCAGTAG
- a CDS encoding RNA-binding S4 domain-containing protein produces the protein MSIPASTSKSVRVDAWLWAIRAYKTRSAATAACRAGHVRLNGNPAKAAQPVQPGDTIRVRQPGYERILEVRQLIAKRVGAEAASHCFTDHTPPRPVGPALGVPLRDRGAGRPTKKDRREIDRLRGDR, from the coding sequence ATGAGCATTCCCGCCAGCACCTCCAAATCAGTCCGCGTGGACGCCTGGCTGTGGGCCATCCGTGCCTACAAGACCAGATCCGCCGCCACCGCTGCCTGCCGCGCCGGCCATGTCAGGTTGAACGGCAACCCGGCCAAGGCCGCCCAGCCGGTCCAGCCCGGAGACACCATCAGGGTCCGCCAGCCCGGTTATGAACGGATCCTGGAAGTCCGACAGCTCATTGCCAAGCGGGTGGGTGCGGAGGCTGCTTCCCATTGCTTTACCGACCACACTCCTCCCCGTCCGGTGGGACCCGCGCTGGGTGTTCCGCTTCGGGACCGCGGCGCCGGACGTCCCACCAAGAAAGACCGCCGGGAAATCGACCGGCTGCGCGGCGATCGCTGA
- a CDS encoding bifunctional 4-hydroxy-2-oxoglutarate aldolase/2-dehydro-3-deoxy-phosphogluconate aldolase, with the protein MTTEPVSPMPNRAPMGTGLQQTRIAAVLATNSAPEQYRPDLSQVVAAADTLVANGVRCLALAPAGNTLSALEHLAGRLPDGVDLGLAAVLAPEGVVRAANAGARFVMSPHVAPDVVHAARGCGLASYPGAMTPSEVHLGWRTGATAVQLFPGAPVGPGYLATLRRALPDIPVIPGGGIALDDVTGWLAAGAAAVVLGRSLVGDALLPGGDLQSLGVRTRLACAAAGNAPG; encoded by the coding sequence ATGACAACGGAACCAGTCAGCCCCATGCCAAACCGGGCGCCAATGGGCACCGGGCTGCAGCAGACCCGGATTGCGGCCGTGCTTGCAACCAATTCCGCACCGGAGCAATACCGTCCGGATTTGTCTCAGGTTGTGGCCGCTGCGGACACCCTGGTGGCTAACGGCGTGCGCTGCCTGGCCCTTGCCCCGGCGGGGAACACTCTCAGTGCACTTGAGCATCTGGCCGGCAGGCTGCCGGACGGCGTGGACCTGGGACTCGCTGCGGTGCTCGCGCCCGAGGGCGTTGTCCGGGCAGCCAACGCCGGGGCACGCTTTGTCATGTCCCCTCATGTGGCGCCGGACGTGGTCCATGCCGCCCGCGGCTGCGGACTGGCCAGCTACCCCGGAGCGATGACGCCCAGCGAGGTTCATCTTGGCTGGCGGACGGGAGCCACCGCCGTGCAGCTGTTTCCCGGCGCACCCGTGGGACCTGGCTACCTCGCAACCCTTCGGCGGGCGCTGCCGGACATCCCAGTGATTCCCGGCGGCGGAATCGCTTTGGATGACGTCACCGGCTGGCTGGCCGCCGGCGCCGCTGCGGTTGTCCTGGGACGGTCCCTGGTGGGCGATGCCCTTTTGCCAGGCGGTGATCTGCAGTCCCTCGGCGTACGGACCCGCCTGGCCTGTGCCGCAGCGGGGAACGCGCCCGGCTGA
- a CDS encoding peptidyl-tRNA hydrolase — MQPSDTVQPIVLLVDKEDPAAHLDAVAAAAAASVSAYARRTEDDAWDNWVYGRFTKSVRRAGPKMFEKMAASAPSGTVAVGRAKAAAFEPVSYEEMPKKLRALQVSGTHLPDGEPAPASPGTPLIIVNADLEMSTGKAGAQAAHALMAWYLTLSAEERVAWYDDGAGRASVRLAAGAEFETLAKAPGAGPLIVDAGMTEIAPDTATAFVAAAG, encoded by the coding sequence ATGCAACCCAGTGACACCGTTCAGCCGATCGTTCTGCTCGTGGATAAGGAAGACCCCGCGGCCCACCTCGATGCAGTTGCCGCTGCAGCCGCGGCGAGCGTGAGCGCTTATGCCCGGCGGACGGAGGACGATGCCTGGGACAACTGGGTGTATGGCCGGTTTACGAAGTCGGTCCGCCGCGCAGGACCGAAGATGTTCGAGAAGATGGCGGCTTCCGCGCCGTCCGGAACCGTCGCCGTCGGCCGGGCGAAGGCAGCGGCCTTTGAACCGGTGAGCTATGAGGAGATGCCCAAGAAGCTGCGTGCTCTGCAGGTTTCGGGCACGCACCTGCCGGACGGCGAACCGGCGCCCGCCAGCCCGGGCACGCCGCTCATCATTGTGAACGCGGACTTGGAAATGTCCACCGGCAAGGCAGGCGCCCAGGCCGCGCATGCCCTGATGGCCTGGTACCTGACGCTGTCCGCGGAGGAACGCGTTGCTTGGTATGACGACGGCGCCGGCCGGGCCAGCGTCCGGCTGGCCGCGGGCGCCGAGTTCGAGACGCTGGCGAAAGCGCCGGGGGCCGGTCCGCTGATTGTAGACGCAGGGATGACGGAGATCGCACCCGATACGGCCACAGCGTTTGTCGCGGCCGCCGGATAA